One region of Aminobacterium colombiense DSM 12261 genomic DNA includes:
- the purC gene encoding phosphoribosylaminoimidazolesuccinocarboxamide synthase, whose protein sequence is MVKKELLYEGKAKKMYKTDDPNMIIVEYKNDLTAFNALKKDSIEGKGSLNNAISASLFEYMNENGIPNHFIQKIDDTHQIVKKVRILPVEVVVRNITTGTLCKRLGIEENIRLPRPLIEFYYKNDQLGDPLILEDHAELFGWATKEQISFMKETSLKVNTLMSAYFDTLNIILVDFKLEFGVDANGTILLADEMSPDTCRFWDKTTMKKLDKDRFRKDLGDVLGAYREIWRRISEKEAN, encoded by the coding sequence ATGGTAAAAAAAGAGCTTTTATATGAAGGAAAAGCCAAAAAAATGTACAAAACAGATGATCCAAATATGATTATTGTAGAGTACAAAAATGACCTCACGGCGTTCAATGCCCTGAAAAAGGATTCTATTGAAGGGAAAGGTTCCCTCAACAACGCTATTAGTGCTTCTCTTTTCGAGTATATGAACGAAAATGGCATACCGAACCATTTTATCCAGAAAATTGACGATACTCACCAGATTGTAAAAAAAGTAAGAATCCTTCCCGTCGAAGTCGTGGTTCGGAACATTACCACCGGAACCCTTTGCAAACGCCTTGGCATCGAAGAAAACATCCGTCTCCCCCGTCCCCTAATAGAATTCTATTACAAAAATGACCAGCTCGGCGATCCCCTTATCCTTGAAGACCATGCCGAACTCTTTGGCTGGGCTACAAAAGAACAAATTTCCTTTATGAAAGAAACATCTTTGAAAGTCAATACACTGATGAGTGCCTATTTTGACACTCTGAATATCATTCTGGTGGATTTCAAGCTTGAGTTCGGGGTGGATGCAAATGGCACTATTCTTCTGGCCGACGAAATGTCACCAGACACCTGCCGTTTTTGGGATAAGACCACAATGAAAAAACTTGACAAAGACAGATTCCGGAAAGATCTTGGCGATGTTCTAGGCGCATACAGAGAGATCTGGCGTCGTATTTCTGAAAAGGAG